Proteins from one Acidobacteriota bacterium genomic window:
- a CDS encoding amino acid racemase: MKRLGLVGGLGPESTIDYYRKIIQSWVEIQPDTLPAVLIDSLDVNRGIELVRNDHDGLVEYLLESLHRLKRAGCDLAAMAANTPHLVFDALADRSPLPLVSIVEAAAENARAEGYGRVGLLGTGFTMGSTFYQKTYSRIGIEVVVPPAEDRDWLQERYLGELLKGVFRDETREGVQRLIADLEREQGVDAVLLAGTELPLLVSSESVAGVPLVDTGAVHIAAILRQLTAVAP; this comes from the coding sequence ATGAAACGACTCGGACTCGTCGGGGGGCTGGGGCCCGAATCCACCATCGACTACTACCGCAAGATCATCCAAAGCTGGGTCGAGATCCAGCCGGATACGTTGCCTGCGGTGCTCATCGATAGTCTCGATGTCAATCGCGGCATTGAGCTCGTGCGGAACGATCACGATGGGCTGGTCGAATATCTTCTGGAATCGCTGCATCGTCTGAAACGCGCCGGGTGTGACCTTGCGGCGATGGCCGCGAACACTCCTCATCTTGTGTTTGATGCGCTGGCGGACCGCTCGCCTCTTCCCCTCGTCAGCATTGTGGAAGCGGCGGCGGAGAATGCTCGGGCGGAGGGGTATGGCCGGGTGGGGCTCTTGGGGACCGGGTTTACCATGGGCTCGACCTTCTACCAGAAGACTTATTCGCGGATCGGCATCGAGGTGGTCGTTCCTCCAGCCGAAGATCGAGACTGGTTGCAGGAACGCTATCTCGGAGAACTCTTGAAGGGCGTGTTTCGGGACGAGACGCGGGAGGGAGTCCAGCGCCTGATCGCAGATCTCGAGCGCGAGCAGGGGGTCGATGCAGTTCTCTTGGCGGGCACGGAGCTCCCGCTCCTGGTGAGCAGCGAGAGCGTTGCCGGCGTTCCGCTCGTCGATACGGGGGCAGTCCACATCGCGGCCATCCTCCGGCAGTTGACGGCCGTCGCCCCATGA
- a CDS encoding SRPBCC domain-containing protein, with the protein MMIKMLRVLSAILCAVLLVPAVGAAEGEGVRSEVLKTDAGELILLQELVVEAPVARVWEAYTTGAGWQAWAAPVAEVDLRIGGEIRTHYAAEGKIGDPGTNVVHIVNYVPEQILTLQAELSERWPEVMKEDAGNLMNVIVFDAEGEARTRIRSYGVGYRDLPAYDKLMEFFIPANEGLLRKLKEYLEK; encoded by the coding sequence ATGATGATTAAGATGTTGAGGGTGTTGAGCGCGATTCTGTGTGCGGTTTTGCTGGTGCCCGCGGTTGGGGCGGCAGAGGGCGAGGGGGTGCGGAGCGAGGTCCTCAAGACCGACGCGGGGGAATTGATTCTGTTGCAGGAACTCGTGGTGGAGGCGCCGGTGGCGCGGGTCTGGGAGGCGTATACCACCGGGGCCGGCTGGCAGGCGTGGGCAGCGCCGGTGGCGGAGGTCGATCTTCGCATCGGGGGCGAGATCCGGACGCACTACGCCGCTGAAGGCAAGATTGGCGACCCGGGGACGAACGTAGTGCACATCGTGAACTACGTGCCCGAACAGATCCTCACCCTCCAGGCCGAGCTCTCGGAACGGTGGCCGGAGGTGATGAAGGAGGACGCCGGAAACCTGATGAACGTCATCGTCTTCGACGCGGAAGGGGAAGCGCGGACCCGGATTCGTTCGTACGGCGTGGGGTATCGGGACTTGCCCGCCTACGACAAGCTGATGGAGTTCTTCATTCCCGCCAACGAAGGGCTGTTGCGGAAGCTCAAAGAGTATCTGGAGAAATAG
- the garD gene encoding galactarate dehydratase: MPLNQYTENPRYLRLHEDDNVAVVINQGGVSPGSVFEDGFRAEEAVPQSHKIALRPIAEGEAVRRYGQVIGTARRDLGAGTWVKEVDLDLPTPPALGALPRSTAVPAPAEPLEGYTFEGYKNPDGSVGTRNILGITTTVQCVTGVLEHAVRKIREELLPRYPHVDDVVALTHSFGCGIAFDSKDSQIPIRTVRNLARNPNLGGQAMVVGLGCEMLQPAQIIADDDRDLDHEGKWLYRLQESSTGFTGMIEQILAMAERRLDKLNQRRRETCPASALVLGMQCGGSDGFSGITANPALGFASDLLVRAGATVMFSEVTEVRDAVHLLSARAETEEVAQALIDEMDWYDQYLARGSSNRAANTSPGNKAGGLSNIVEKALGATVKSGHSAIRGVIGPGERRRTHGLNFCATPAGDFVCGTLQLAAGMNLHVFTTGRGTPYGLAMAPVIKVSSRTELAQRWPDLIDVDAGRIATGEATVEELGWELFHYYLDVASGKQKPWAEQHRLHNDLVLFNPAPLT, translated from the coding sequence ATGCCCCTGAATCAATACACCGAGAACCCCCGCTACCTCCGCCTGCACGAGGACGACAACGTCGCCGTGGTGATCAACCAAGGCGGCGTCTCCCCCGGTTCGGTCTTCGAAGACGGCTTCCGCGCGGAGGAAGCCGTTCCCCAAAGCCACAAGATCGCCCTCCGGCCCATCGCCGAGGGGGAGGCGGTGCGGCGCTACGGTCAGGTCATCGGCACCGCCCGCCGCGACCTCGGCGCCGGAACCTGGGTGAAGGAGGTGGATCTCGACCTCCCCACCCCACCGGCCCTCGGCGCGCTGCCCCGCAGCACCGCCGTTCCAGCCCCGGCGGAGCCTCTGGAGGGCTATACCTTCGAAGGCTACAAGAACCCCGACGGCAGCGTCGGCACCCGCAACATCCTGGGCATCACCACCACCGTGCAATGCGTCACCGGAGTGCTGGAGCATGCCGTCCGGAAGATCCGCGAGGAGCTCCTACCGCGCTACCCCCACGTCGACGACGTCGTCGCCCTGACCCACTCCTTCGGCTGCGGCATCGCCTTCGATTCGAAAGACTCCCAGATCCCCATCCGCACGGTGCGCAACCTCGCCCGCAACCCCAACCTCGGTGGTCAGGCGATGGTGGTGGGTCTGGGCTGCGAGATGCTGCAGCCCGCGCAGATCATCGCCGACGACGACCGGGATCTCGACCACGAGGGGAAGTGGCTCTACCGGCTGCAGGAGTCGAGCACCGGCTTCACCGGCATGATCGAGCAGATCCTCGCCATGGCCGAACGCCGGCTGGACAAGCTCAACCAGCGGCGCCGGGAGACGTGCCCCGCCTCCGCCCTGGTTCTCGGCATGCAGTGCGGGGGCAGCGACGGTTTCTCCGGCATCACGGCCAACCCGGCCCTGGGCTTTGCTTCGGATCTACTGGTGCGCGCCGGCGCGACGGTGATGTTCTCGGAGGTCACCGAGGTCCGCGACGCGGTGCACCTGCTGAGCGCCCGCGCCGAGACCGAGGAGGTGGCTCAGGCCCTCATCGACGAGATGGATTGGTACGACCAGTACTTGGCCCGCGGCTCCAGCAACCGCGCCGCCAACACGTCCCCGGGCAACAAGGCCGGCGGGCTGTCGAATATCGTGGAAAAGGCCCTGGGTGCCACGGTCAAGTCCGGCCATTCGGCGATCCGCGGCGTCATTGGCCCCGGAGAGCGCCGCCGCACTCACGGTCTAAACTTCTGCGCCACCCCCGCCGGCGACTTCGTCTGCGGCACCCTCCAACTCGCCGCCGGTATGAACCTCCACGTCTTCACCACCGGCCGGGGCACTCCCTACGGTCTGGCCATGGCCCCGGTGATCAAGGTCAGCTCCCGCACCGAGCTCGCCCAACGCTGGCCCGACCTCATCGACGTCGACGCCGGCCGCATCGCCACCGGCGAGGCCACCGTCGAAGAGCTCGGCTGGGAGCTCTTCCACTACTATCTCGACGTCGCCAGCGGCAAGCAGAAGCCCTGGGCCGAGCAGCACCGGCTGCACAATGATCTGGTGCTCTTCAATCCGGCACCGTTGACTTGA